From Streptomyces sp. Edi4, one genomic window encodes:
- a CDS encoding SRPBCC family protein: MAQVEATTERIIAADPETVFDTLADYRAGRPALLTEHFSEYEVREGGDGAGTLVHWKLQATSKRVRDCLLEVTEPTDGQLVEKDRNSSMVTTWTVTPAGEGRSKAVVSTVWNGASGIGGFFERTFAPKGLGRIYDAMLANLAAKTEK, encoded by the coding sequence ATGGCACAGGTCGAAGCCACGACGGAACGGATCATCGCGGCGGATCCGGAGACCGTGTTCGACACGCTCGCCGACTACCGGGCCGGCCGCCCGGCACTCCTGACGGAGCACTTCAGCGAGTACGAGGTCCGCGAGGGCGGCGACGGCGCGGGCACCCTGGTCCACTGGAAGCTCCAGGCCACCAGCAAGCGGGTGCGCGACTGCCTCCTGGAGGTCACCGAGCCGACCGACGGGCAGCTCGTCGAGAAGGACCGCAACTCCTCCATGGTCACCACCTGGACGGTCACGCCGGCCGGCGAGGGCCGCTCCAAGGCCGTCGTCTCCACCGTGTGGAACGGTGCTTCGGGCATCGGCGGGTTCTTCGAAAGGACCTTCGCGCCCAAGGGACTTGGCCGCATCTACGACGCGATGCTCGCCAACCTCGCCGCCAAGACCGAGAAGTAG